Proteins found in one Cricetulus griseus strain 17A/GY chromosome X, alternate assembly CriGri-PICRH-1.0, whole genome shotgun sequence genomic segment:
- the LOC113838636 gene encoding histone H2A-Bbd type 2/3-like, producing the protein MPRTRQSSLRGSSSRRSRTDRAELTFSVSLVEHHLRESGHAPRLSETVPILLTAILEFLTRRLLELASNEAQRLGAQRLITPEILDLTVYNNTLLSQLLQFTTISQTAPAGRRRRRRRQT; encoded by the coding sequence ATGCCCAGGACCAGGCAGAGCAGCCTTCGAGGGTCGTCGTCTCGCCGCTCCCGCACCGACAGAGCCGAGCTGACCTTCTCTGTGAGCCTGGTGGAGCACCATCTTCGTGAGAGCGGCCATGCCCCGAGGCTGAGCGAAACAGTGCCCATCTTGCTGACCGCCATCCTGGAGTTCCTGACACGCAGGCTGCTGGAGCTGGCAAGCAATGAGGCCCAACGCCTAGGCGCCCAGAGGCTCATCACCCCTGAGATCCTAGACTTGACCGTCTACAACAACACCCTTCTGAGCCAACTGTTGCAATTCACCACCATCTCTCAGACGGCCCCAGCTGgacgtcgtcgtcgtcgtcgacGTCAGACCTAG
- the LOC113837507 gene encoding 40-kDa huntingtin-associated protein yields the protein MAAGSASSLGGAAWPGSEAGDFLARYRQVSNKLKKRFLRKPNVAEAGEQFAQLARELRAQECLPYAAWCQLAVARCQQALFHGPGETLALTEAARLFLRQECDVRQRLGCPAAYGEPLQAAASALGAAVRLHLELGQPAAAAALCLELAAALRALGQPAAAAGHFQRAAQLHLPLMPLAALQAFGDAASCQLLARDYTGALALFTRMQRLAREHGGHPVQHSELPLPSPPLPGLQPPPPGTQPRPGSAPTPPLPLLADHAPGSAAPSLGTLGAFADILVRCEVSRVLLLLLLQPPPAKLLPEHAQTLEKYSWEAFDAHGQDTSGQLPEELFLLLQSLVMAAHEKDTEGIKKLQVEMWPLLTAEQNHLLHLVLQEAVSPSGQGV from the coding sequence ATGGCGGCGGGCTCTGCGTCCTCCCTGGGCGGCGCCGCGTGGCCCGGCTCTGAGGCTGGGGACTTCTTGGCCCGCTATCGTCAGGTGTCCAACAAGCTCAAGAAGCGCTTCCTGCGGAAGCCGAACGTGGCGGAAGCCGGGGAGCAGTTCGCACAGCTGGCCCGCGAGCTGCGCGCCCAGGAGTGCCTGCCCTATGCCGCGTGGTGCCAACTGGCTGTGGCGCGCTGCCAGCAGGCACTCTTCCATGGGCCGGGGGAGACGCTGGCCCTCACCGAAGCCGCCCGACTTTTCCTGCGGCAGGAGTGCGACGTGCGCCAGCGCCTGGGCTGTCCGGCCGCCTATGGCGAGCCTCTACAGGCCGCCGCCAGTGCCCTCGGCGCCGCTGTGCGCCTTCACCTCGAGCTGGGCCAGCCTGCCGCCGCCGCCGCTCTGTGCCTCGAGCTGGCCGCCGCCCTTCGCGCCCTGGGCCAGCCGGCCGCCGCCGCAGGTCACTTTCAGCGCGCTGCTCAGCTGCACCTGCCCCTGATGCCACTGGCTGCGCTGCAGGCGTTCGGCGACGCTGCCTCCTGCCAGCTCCTGGCGCGCGACTACACCGGCGCCCTGGCGCTGTTTACACGCATGCAACGTCTGGCACGGGAGCATGGCGGCCACCCGGTACAGCACTCCGAGCTGCCACTGCCTTCACCGCCTCTTCCTGGGCTCCAACCGCCCCCACCAGGAACCCAGCCAAGACCTGGCTCGGCCCCGACCCCGCCCCTCCCGCTGCTCGCGGACCACGCCCCAGGCTCTGCTGCACCTTCTCTTGGTACACTGGGTGCCTTCGCAGACATTCTTGTCAGGTGCGAGGTGTCCCgcgtgctgctgctgctgctcctgcaaCCACCGCCCGCAAAGCTGCTGCCCGAGCATGCCCAGACCCTGGAAAAGTACTCCTGGGAGGCTTTCGATGCCCACGGCCAGGATACCAGCGGCCAGCTTCCTGAGGagctgtttttgcttttgcagtCCCTGGTCATGGCTGCCCATGAAAAGGACACGGAAGGCATCAAGAAGCTGCAGGTGGAGATGTGGCCGCTGCTGACTGCTGAGCAGAACCACCTCCTTCACCTCGTTCTACAGGAAGCCGTCTCTCCCTCAGGCCAGGGGGTCTGA